The following are encoded in a window of Sphingobium sp. AP49 genomic DNA:
- a CDS encoding efflux transporter outer membrane subunit: MRADRRIGGAGVTLAAALLAGCSMAPAYQPPQTSAPAAYKEVAGWTAAQPADATPRGNWWEAFNDPVLNDLETRAAQASPTLAAALARYDQALAAARVENADLFPQVSAGADAGRRRVSGNRFQGNGNAVTYNDYVVGGSLDYELDLWGRIRNSVKAARADTDASNADLASARLSLQAAVADAYARLRGLDAQAELLNQTVEAFGKAYDLTDRRHKGGVSSGIDVNRAKTVLDNAKADISAIANERAATEHEIAALVGAIASDFSIASRTQDLAAPEMPTGAPSQLLERRPDIAAAERRMFAANAQIGVAKAAFFPSLTLGLTGGWETTHGDLFSAPTSFWGLGPASALLTLFDAGKRNAQVKMSRAQYEELAADYRDTVLTAFRQVEDAIAASHHLSDQIGHQRSAADAAQRTSDLALTRYRDGASDYLEVVTAQTDALDAQRAVLIAQTQRMRASVALVKALGGAA, translated from the coding sequence ATGCGCGCTGACCGCCGGATCGGCGGCGCGGGCGTGACATTGGCGGCGGCCCTGCTGGCCGGCTGTTCCATGGCCCCCGCCTATCAGCCGCCCCAGACCAGCGCGCCCGCCGCCTACAAGGAAGTGGCGGGCTGGACCGCGGCCCAACCCGCCGACGCGACGCCGCGCGGCAATTGGTGGGAGGCGTTCAACGATCCCGTCCTTAATGACCTGGAGACCCGCGCCGCGCAGGCCAGCCCGACGCTGGCTGCTGCGCTCGCCCGCTATGACCAGGCGCTCGCTGCCGCACGGGTGGAAAATGCCGACCTGTTCCCGCAAGTGAGCGCAGGCGCCGATGCCGGCCGCCGCCGCGTGTCGGGCAACCGCTTCCAGGGCAATGGCAATGCCGTCACCTATAATGACTATGTGGTGGGCGGCAGCCTCGACTATGAACTCGACCTGTGGGGCCGCATCCGCAACAGCGTGAAGGCGGCGCGGGCCGACACCGACGCCAGCAACGCCGATCTCGCCTCCGCCCGGCTCAGCCTGCAGGCCGCCGTCGCCGACGCCTATGCGCGGCTGCGTGGGCTGGATGCGCAGGCCGAACTGCTCAATCAGACGGTCGAGGCATTCGGCAAGGCCTATGACCTGACCGACCGGCGCCACAAGGGCGGCGTGTCGTCGGGCATCGACGTCAATCGCGCCAAGACGGTGCTGGACAATGCGAAGGCGGATATCTCCGCCATCGCCAATGAACGCGCCGCGACCGAGCATGAGATCGCCGCGCTGGTCGGCGCGATCGCGTCGGACTTCAGCATCGCATCGCGCACGCAGGATCTGGCTGCGCCGGAAATGCCGACCGGCGCGCCCTCGCAACTGCTGGAACGGCGCCCCGACATCGCGGCGGCCGAACGGCGGATGTTCGCCGCCAATGCGCAGATCGGCGTCGCCAAGGCGGCCTTCTTCCCGTCACTGACGCTGGGCCTGACCGGCGGCTGGGAAACCACCCATGGCGACCTGTTCAGCGCGCCCACCAGCTTCTGGGGCCTTGGCCCGGCGTCGGCGCTGCTGACATTGTTCGATGCGGGCAAGCGCAACGCCCAGGTGAAGATGTCGCGCGCGCAATATGAGGAACTGGCCGCCGACTATCGCGACACGGTGCTGACCGCCTTCCGACAGGTGGAGGATGCGATCGCCGCCAGCCATCACCTGTCCGACCAGATCGGCCACCAGCGCAGCGCCGCCGATGCCGCGCAGCGCACCAGCGACCTGGCGCTGACCCGCTATCGCGACGGCGCGTCGGATTATCTGGAGGTGGTGACGGCCCAGACCGATGCACTCGATGCCCAGCGCGCGGTGCTGATCGCCCAGACCCAGCGGATGCGCGCCAGCGTCGCGCTGGTGAAGGCGCTGGGCGGAGCCGCCTGA
- a CDS encoding SDR family NAD(P)-dependent oxidoreductase — MTKTVLITGATAGIGEAAVRAFAADGWQVIGTGRRADRLEKLAAEIGDAFCPLVFDMRDEAAIDAALASLPEAFRAIDMLVNNAGLALGTAPAQSADLAQWQQMIETNITGLVTVTHKLLPGLVARKGGIINLSSVAATYPYAGGNVYGGTKAFVHQFSLGLRSDLHGTGVRVTSIEPGMVETEFTLVRTGSQQASDTLYGNANPMTADDIAATLLWVANQPPHLNINTLELMPVSQSFAGFQVAREG; from the coding sequence ATGACCAAAACCGTCCTCATCACCGGCGCGACCGCCGGTATCGGCGAAGCCGCCGTCCGCGCCTTTGCCGCCGATGGCTGGCAGGTGATCGGCACCGGCCGCCGCGCCGACCGGCTCGAAAAGCTGGCCGCCGAAATCGGCGACGCCTTCTGCCCACTGGTATTCGACATGCGCGACGAAGCCGCGATCGATGCGGCGCTGGCCAGCCTGCCCGAAGCGTTCCGCGCGATCGACATGCTGGTCAACAATGCCGGCCTGGCGCTCGGCACCGCACCGGCCCAGTCGGCCGACCTCGCCCAGTGGCAACAGATGATCGAGACCAACATCACCGGCCTCGTCACCGTCACCCACAAGCTGTTGCCCGGCCTGGTCGCGCGCAAGGGCGGGATCATCAATCTGAGTTCGGTCGCGGCGACCTATCCCTATGCCGGTGGCAATGTCTATGGCGGCACCAAGGCGTTCGTGCATCAATTCTCGCTCGGCCTGCGGTCGGACCTGCACGGCACCGGGGTGCGCGTCACCTCGATCGAGCCGGGCATGGTCGAGACCGAATTCACGCTGGTCCGCACCGGCAGCCAGCAGGCGTCCGACACCCTCTATGGCAATGCCAATCCGATGACCGCGGACGACATCGCCGCCACTCTGCTGTGGGTCGCGAACCAGCCGCCGCATCTCAACATCAACACGCTGGAACTGATGCCGGTCAGCCAGTCCTTCGCCGGCTTCCAGGTCGCGCGCGAGGGTTAA
- a CDS encoding HoxN/HupN/NixA family nickel/cobalt transporter, whose protein sequence is MTATPLQASLRRRSVPLIAALVLANLAVWGWAFALFGDRPVMMGTALLAWGLGLRHAVDADHIAAIDNVTRKLMQDGQRPLTVGLWFAIGHSAIVLVAALGLAYAVSALAGLERFRAAGGVVATLISATFLFAIAIMNLVILRQVWVTFRRVQAGGSYVEADLDMLTGGRGPLSRLFRPVFRLISRPWQMAPLGFLFGLGFDTATEVAILGLSAAQASDGFALGPVLVLPLLFAAGMALVDTVDGMLMMGAYQWAFVKPLRKLYYNIVITALSAAVAICIGTIETLALLGDKLGLSGGIWDVAATLGEHFNDLGFAIIGLFIACWIASALFYRWKGYDAIELAPAGDVRA, encoded by the coding sequence ATGACCGCCACCCCTTTGCAGGCGTCTCTTCGGCGCCGCAGCGTGCCGCTGATCGCGGCGCTCGTCCTTGCCAATCTTGCGGTCTGGGGCTGGGCCTTCGCCCTGTTCGGCGACCGGCCGGTGATGATGGGCACGGCCCTGCTCGCCTGGGGCCTCGGCCTGCGCCATGCGGTAGATGCCGATCATATCGCCGCGATCGACAATGTGACGCGCAAGCTGATGCAGGATGGGCAGCGGCCGTTGACCGTGGGCCTGTGGTTCGCGATCGGCCATAGCGCGATCGTGCTGGTCGCCGCGCTGGGCCTTGCCTATGCGGTCAGTGCGCTCGCCGGGCTGGAGCGGTTCCGTGCTGCCGGCGGCGTGGTCGCGACGCTGATTTCCGCTACCTTCCTGTTCGCCATCGCGATCATGAATCTGGTGATCCTGCGCCAGGTCTGGGTCACCTTCCGCCGGGTGCAGGCGGGTGGCAGCTATGTGGAGGCGGATCTCGACATGCTGACTGGCGGGCGCGGGCCGTTGTCGCGCCTGTTCCGTCCGGTCTTCCGCCTGATCTCGCGCCCCTGGCAGATGGCGCCGCTCGGCTTCCTCTTTGGCCTGGGCTTCGACACCGCGACCGAAGTGGCGATATTGGGCCTGTCCGCCGCGCAAGCGAGCGACGGCTTCGCGCTGGGGCCGGTGCTGGTGCTGCCCTTGCTGTTTGCCGCCGGCATGGCGCTGGTCGATACGGTCGACGGCATGCTGATGATGGGCGCCTATCAATGGGCGTTCGTGAAGCCGCTGCGCAAGCTCTACTACAACATCGTCATCACCGCCCTGTCGGCGGCGGTGGCGATCTGCATCGGCACGATCGAAACGCTGGCGCTGCTCGGCGACAAGCTGGGGCTAAGCGGCGGCATCTGGGATGTCGCCGCCACGCTGGGCGAGCATTTCAACGATCTCGGCTTCGCGATCATCGGCCTGTTCATCGCCTGCTGGATCGCCAGCGCGCTCTTCTATCGCTGGAAGGGCTATGACGCGATCGAACTCGCCCCGGCCGGGGATGTGCGGGCTTAA
- a CDS encoding efflux RND transporter periplasmic adaptor subunit encodes MSDHNSIENPEQAGPDSGTLKKIGIGAAVVALVVVGVGVASRISATNELRETAADASVPTVAVVTPTVNGEGNDLVLPGNVQAYNSAAIYARTNGYVSRWLADIGDRVRAGQPLAILDAPDLDQQVAAAQADYQTALANQRLAETTSKRWSAMLAQDAVSRQEADEKAGDLAARTAVSNAALANVKRLKAQQGFTRLAAPFDGVVTSRSAQIGALVVSGNAAAQPLFTVSDIHRMRIYVRVPQGYSASVRPGMGATLTLPEYPGRSFTATLTSSSGAVDAQSGAVLVQLQAENPDGALKPGAFAQVSFKVGAGQGNGMTLPGSAILYSNDGPSVAVVGADNRVTLKSVAIARDEGATVQIASGLGPNDRIVDTPPDAIRTGDTVKVQATAPAAGKGATHAR; translated from the coding sequence ATGTCTGACCATAACAGCATCGAAAATCCCGAGCAGGCCGGCCCCGACAGCGGCACGCTGAAGAAGATCGGCATCGGCGCGGCCGTGGTCGCGCTCGTCGTGGTCGGCGTGGGCGTCGCGTCGCGCATCAGCGCCACCAACGAACTGCGCGAAACCGCCGCCGACGCATCGGTGCCGACCGTCGCGGTGGTGACGCCAACGGTGAATGGCGAGGGCAACGACCTGGTCCTGCCCGGCAATGTGCAGGCCTATAACAGCGCGGCCATCTATGCCCGCACCAATGGCTATGTCAGCCGCTGGCTGGCCGATATCGGCGACCGGGTGCGCGCGGGCCAGCCGCTCGCCATTCTCGATGCACCCGACCTCGACCAGCAGGTCGCCGCCGCACAGGCCGATTATCAGACCGCGCTGGCCAACCAGCGCCTCGCCGAAACCACCTCGAAGCGCTGGAGCGCGATGCTGGCGCAGGACGCCGTCTCGCGTCAGGAAGCCGACGAGAAGGCCGGCGACCTTGCCGCCCGCACCGCCGTCTCCAACGCCGCGCTCGCCAATGTGAAGCGGCTGAAGGCCCAGCAGGGCTTCACCCGCCTCGCCGCCCCGTTCGACGGCGTCGTCACCAGCCGATCGGCCCAGATCGGCGCGCTGGTGGTGTCCGGCAATGCCGCCGCCCAGCCTTTGTTCACCGTGTCCGACATCCATCGCATGCGCATCTATGTCCGCGTGCCGCAGGGCTATTCCGCCTCGGTCCGGCCGGGCATGGGCGCGACCCTGACCCTGCCCGAATATCCCGGCCGCAGCTTTACTGCGACGCTGACCAGCAGCTCGGGCGCGGTCGATGCGCAGTCCGGCGCGGTGCTGGTCCAGTTGCAGGCGGAAAATCCCGACGGCGCATTGAAGCCCGGCGCCTTCGCGCAGGTCAGCTTCAAGGTTGGCGCGGGCCAGGGCAATGGCATGACCCTGCCGGGCAGCGCGATCCTCTACAGCAATGACGGCCCCAGCGTCGCGGTGGTGGGCGCGGACAACCGCGTGACGCTGAAGTCGGTCGCCATCGCCCGCGACGAGGGTGCGACGGTGCAGATCGCCAGCGGCCTTGGCCCCAATGACCGGATCGTCGACACCCCGCCTGACGCGATCCGCACCGGCGACACGGTGAAGGTGCAGGCGACGGCGCCTGCTGCCGGGAAGGGCGCGACGCATGCGCGCTGA
- a CDS encoding PepSY domain-containing protein has product MMRPVLLLHRWLGIIIGAVMTLWCLSGFVMLYVDYPRLTPATQLGGLTPLKLSPGQAGTLSDAMMLSAARIEMMAGRPVLRVTPALDPTRTIPQMRVSVGTHDWASGKPVEQVDPDLIHRVAHEFGRNSAIAGPVGQVAQTEMDQWTVQTWRRNAPLYRVDYADPAGTQAYVSGRSGEVVQLTTRFQRFWGWLGAVPHWLYPTILRQDGALWSQVVIWTSLIGCFLTITGLWVGIARLRRRRDGSIGSPYRGLWWWHHMAGLFFGIVTLSWVASGLLSMNPWGLLDSEAMMTQRQRLNGDFAWGDARRAITALPTLPTGVVRLEAVPFAGAVHLVAIDRAGKAQRFDAAGRPATLSEAGLRAALRDGPPIASLDLLRQEDAYYYGHKASVALPVWRVILADDQRTRLYVDPASGRLIRAFDRNGRAFRWLQDGLHRLDFPLLRTRPWWDIIVLPLLAMVTLVCGTGTWMGLSKLRRDLRRVRNRRRRARALRPLIGETA; this is encoded by the coding sequence ATGATGCGGCCGGTCCTGCTGCTGCATCGCTGGCTGGGCATCATCATCGGCGCCGTCATGACGCTGTGGTGCCTGTCCGGCTTCGTGATGCTCTATGTCGACTATCCGCGCCTGACACCGGCCACGCAGCTTGGGGGGCTCACGCCACTCAAGCTGTCGCCGGGGCAGGCGGGGACGCTGTCCGACGCCATGATGCTGTCCGCCGCCCGGATCGAGATGATGGCCGGGCGCCCCGTGCTGCGGGTGACCCCGGCGCTCGATCCGACGCGGACCATCCCGCAGATGCGGGTGTCCGTCGGCACCCATGACTGGGCATCGGGGAAACCGGTCGAGCAGGTCGATCCGGACCTTATCCACAGGGTGGCGCACGAGTTCGGCCGCAACAGCGCTATTGCCGGCCCGGTCGGGCAGGTAGCGCAGACGGAGATGGACCAGTGGACGGTCCAGACCTGGCGCCGCAATGCGCCGCTCTACCGCGTCGATTATGCCGATCCGGCGGGGACGCAGGCCTATGTCTCGGGCAGGAGCGGGGAGGTGGTGCAGCTGACCACCCGCTTCCAGCGCTTCTGGGGCTGGCTCGGCGCGGTGCCGCACTGGCTCTATCCCACGATCCTGCGACAGGATGGCGCGCTGTGGAGCCAGGTCGTCATCTGGACCTCGCTGATCGGCTGCTTCCTGACCATCACCGGCCTGTGGGTCGGCATCGCCCGGTTGCGCCGTCGCCGCGACGGCAGCATCGGATCGCCCTATCGGGGCCTGTGGTGGTGGCATCATATGGCCGGGCTGTTCTTCGGCATAGTGACGCTGAGCTGGGTGGCGAGCGGGCTGCTGTCGATGAACCCCTGGGGGCTGCTCGACAGCGAGGCGATGATGACGCAGCGCCAGCGGCTGAACGGCGACTTCGCCTGGGGTGATGCGCGCCGGGCGATCACGGCGCTGCCCACCCTGCCGACGGGCGTCGTCCGGCTGGAGGCGGTACCCTTTGCCGGTGCCGTCCATCTGGTGGCGATCGACCGCGCCGGCAAGGCGCAGCGCTTCGACGCTGCTGGACGACCGGCCACTTTGTCCGAAGCGGGCCTGCGCGCCGCGCTGCGTGACGGTCCACCGATCGCCTCGCTCGACCTGCTGCGCCAAGAAGACGCTTATTATTATGGCCACAAGGCCAGCGTCGCCCTGCCGGTGTGGCGCGTCATCCTGGCCGATGACCAGAGGACGCGCCTCTATGTCGATCCCGCGTCCGGCCGCCTGATCCGCGCCTTCGACCGCAATGGCCGGGCCTTCCGCTGGCTGCAGGACGGGCTGCACCGGCTCGATTTTCCGCTGCTGCGCACCCGCCCTTGGTGGGACATCATTGTCCTGCCGCTGCTCGCCATGGTCACGCTCGTCTGCGGGACGGGGACATGGATGGGCCTTTCCAAGCTGCGGCGCGACCTGCGCCGTGTCCGCAATCGCCGTCGGCGCGCCCGCGCTTTACGGCCCCTGATCGGAGAAACCGCATGA
- a CDS encoding efflux RND transporter permease subunit: protein MIGIVKVALHRPLTFIVMAILIAIVGILSAARTPVDMFPNIRIPVIAVAFQYAGLSPEDMSTRIVGPYERVLTTTVNDIEHIESQSLQGIGVIKIYFQPGADIRTATAQVTSISQTVLRQMPPGVTPPLILNYSASTVPILQLALSGKGLSEQQLFDLGQNQIRPQLVTIPGLAMPFPSGGKQRQVQIDLNPLALQSKGLSAQDVGNAIAAQNQINPAGFVKIGATQYSVRLNNAPESIAALNDLPVKVVNGATIYMRDVAYVRDGAGPQQNIVHVEGSRSALLTVLKNGSTSTLAIVDGVKQALPKISATLPDTLKILPIGDQSLFVKAAVEGVIHEGAIAAALTSLMILLFLGSWRSTVIIALSIPLAILAAIAALAMFGQTLNVMTLGGLALAVGILVDDATVTIENINWHLEQGKGVIEAILDGAAQIVTPAFVSLLCICIVFVPMFFLPGVAGFLFVPMALSVVFAMIASFILSRTLVPTMAMYLLKPHHVGDEDEHLAGTATSKNPFIRFQRGFEYRFEKIRTAYVGLLHRALGARKPFLLGFVAVVLLSFGLLPFLGSNFFPSVDSGQIAMHIRVPVGARIEDTAARFDQIGREVRKIIPAGELGSITDNIGLPVSSINTVYNNSGTIGPQDGDMLIALNHGHRPTDEFVSQLRRELPRRFPGTTFAFLPADITSQILNFGAPAPIDIQIAGKDAEANRAYAQKLLAKITTIPGLADARIQQPGRSPQLDVDVDRSRVGQYGLTERDVTTSLANSLAGTSQTAPVFFVNPQNGVQYPVVAQAPEYLVGSMSDLSNLPISGANASAAQQLGGLATIVRSNTVPVVSHYNIAPVLDIFATTQGRDLGAVAGDIDRAIKSLKAEEPKGATITIRGQYATMNTAFSGLGFGLAGAIVLIYLLIVVNFQSWVDPFVIITALPAALAGIVWMLFMTGTTLSVPALTGAIMCMGVATANSILVVSFARERLAELGDATKAALEAGMVRFRPVLMTALAMIIGMGPMALGLGEGGEQNAPLGRAVVGGLICATIATLFFVPTIFAFVHGRKAGKANTMEMQPSHV, encoded by the coding sequence ATGATCGGTATCGTCAAGGTTGCCCTGCATCGCCCATTGACCTTCATTGTCATGGCGATCCTGATCGCGATCGTGGGCATCCTGTCCGCCGCGCGCACCCCGGTCGACATGTTCCCCAATATCCGCATCCCGGTGATCGCGGTCGCCTTCCAATATGCCGGCCTGTCGCCCGAAGACATGTCGACCCGGATCGTCGGCCCCTATGAGCGCGTGCTGACCACCACGGTCAACGATATCGAGCATATCGAAAGCCAGTCGCTGCAGGGCATTGGCGTCATCAAGATCTATTTCCAGCCCGGTGCCGACATCCGCACCGCCACCGCGCAGGTGACGTCGATCTCGCAGACCGTGCTGCGCCAGATGCCGCCGGGCGTCACCCCGCCGCTGATCCTGAACTATAGCGCATCGACGGTGCCGATCCTGCAGCTGGCGCTGTCGGGCAAGGGCCTGTCCGAACAGCAATTGTTCGACCTTGGCCAGAACCAGATCCGGCCGCAGCTGGTGACCATCCCGGGCCTTGCCATGCCCTTCCCCTCGGGCGGTAAGCAGCGTCAGGTGCAGATCGACCTCAACCCGCTGGCGCTCCAGTCCAAGGGGCTGTCGGCGCAGGATGTCGGCAACGCCATCGCCGCGCAGAACCAGATCAACCCCGCCGGCTTCGTCAAGATCGGCGCGACCCAATATAGCGTCCGCCTGAACAACGCACCGGAATCGATCGCCGCGCTCAACGACCTGCCGGTCAAGGTGGTGAACGGCGCGACCATCTACATGCGCGACGTCGCCTATGTCCGCGACGGCGCCGGCCCGCAGCAGAATATCGTCCATGTGGAAGGCAGCCGTTCGGCCCTGCTGACCGTGCTGAAAAATGGCAGCACCTCCACCCTCGCCATCGTCGATGGCGTGAAGCAGGCGCTGCCGAAGATTTCGGCCACCCTGCCAGACACGCTCAAGATCCTGCCGATCGGCGACCAGTCGCTGTTCGTGAAGGCCGCAGTCGAGGGCGTCATCCATGAAGGCGCGATCGCCGCCGCGCTCACCTCGCTGATGATCCTGCTATTCCTGGGTTCGTGGCGCTCGACCGTCATCATCGCGCTCTCGATCCCGCTCGCCATCCTGGCGGCGATCGCGGCACTGGCGATGTTCGGCCAGACCCTCAACGTCATGACGCTGGGCGGCCTCGCTTTGGCGGTCGGCATCCTGGTCGACGACGCGACCGTGACGATCGAGAATATCAACTGGCACCTGGAACAGGGCAAGGGCGTGATCGAGGCGATCCTGGACGGCGCGGCACAGATCGTGACGCCGGCCTTCGTCTCGCTGCTGTGCATCTGCATCGTGTTCGTGCCGATGTTCTTCCTGCCCGGTGTCGCCGGCTTCCTGTTCGTGCCGATGGCGCTGTCGGTGGTGTTCGCGATGATCGCGTCCTTCATCCTGTCGCGCACCCTGGTGCCGACCATGGCGATGTATCTGCTCAAGCCGCACCATGTCGGCGACGAGGACGAGCATCTGGCCGGCACGGCGACATCGAAAAACCCGTTCATCCGTTTCCAGCGCGGGTTCGAGTATCGGTTCGAGAAGATCCGTACCGCCTATGTCGGGCTGCTCCACCGGGCGCTGGGCGCGCGCAAGCCCTTCCTGCTGGGGTTCGTGGCGGTAGTGCTGCTGTCCTTCGGCCTGCTGCCGTTCCTGGGCAGCAATTTCTTCCCCTCGGTCGATTCCGGTCAAATCGCCATGCATATCCGCGTGCCGGTCGGCGCCCGGATCGAGGATACCGCCGCCCGTTTCGACCAGATCGGGCGGGAGGTGCGCAAGATCATCCCGGCCGGCGAGCTGGGTTCGATTACCGACAATATCGGCCTGCCGGTCAGCTCGATCAACACCGTCTACAACAACAGCGGCACCATCGGCCCGCAGGACGGCGACATGCTGATCGCACTCAACCATGGCCATCGGCCGACCGATGAATTCGTCTCGCAGCTGCGCCGCGAACTGCCGCGCCGCTTCCCCGGCACGACCTTCGCATTCCTGCCGGCCGACATCACCAGCCAGATCCTGAACTTCGGTGCGCCCGCGCCGATCGACATCCAGATCGCGGGCAAGGATGCGGAGGCGAACCGCGCCTATGCGCAGAAGCTGCTGGCCAAGATTACGACCATCCCCGGCCTCGCCGACGCCCGCATCCAGCAGCCCGGCCGATCGCCGCAGTTGGATGTCGATGTCGACCGCTCGCGCGTCGGCCAATATGGCCTCACCGAACGCGACGTCACCACCAGCCTCGCCAACTCGCTGGCCGGCACTTCTCAAACCGCGCCGGTCTTCTTCGTAAACCCGCAGAATGGCGTGCAATATCCGGTCGTCGCACAGGCACCCGAATATCTGGTGGGATCGATGAGCGACCTGTCCAACCTGCCGATATCGGGGGCGAACGCCAGTGCCGCGCAACAGCTGGGCGGCCTGGCCACCATCGTCCGGTCCAATACCGTACCGGTCGTATCGCACTATAATATCGCGCCGGTGCTCGACATCTTCGCGACCACCCAGGGCCGTGACCTGGGCGCGGTGGCGGGCGACATCGATCGGGCGATCAAGTCGCTGAAGGCGGAGGAGCCCAAGGGCGCCACCATCACCATTCGCGGCCAATATGCGACGATGAACACCGCCTTCTCTGGCCTGGGCTTTGGTCTCGCCGGCGCGATCGTGCTGATCTACCTGCTGATCGTCGTCAACTTCCAGAGCTGGGTCGACCCGTTCGTCATCATCACCGCCCTGCCTGCGGCGTTGGCCGGCATCGTCTGGATGCTGTTCATGACCGGCACCACCCTGTCGGTGCCGGCGCTGACCGGCGCGATCATGTGCATGGGCGTGGCGACGGCCAACTCGATCCTGGTCGTCAGCTTTGCCCGCGAACGGCTCGCCGAACTGGGCGATGCGACCAAGGCCGCGCTGGAGGCCGGCATGGTCCGCTTCCGTCCGGTGCTGATGACCGCGCTTGCCATGATCATCGGCATGGGGCCGATGGCACTGGGCCTGGGCGAAGGCGGCGAACAGAATGCCCCGCTGGGCCGCGCCGTCGTCGGCGGCCTGATCTGCGCCACCATCGCCACCCTCTTCTTCGTTCCCACCATCTTCGCCTTCGTCCACGGCCGCAAGGCGGGGAAGGCCAACACCATGGAAATGCAGCCGAGCCATGTCTGA